One Argentina anserina chromosome 6, drPotAnse1.1, whole genome shotgun sequence genomic window, tattttgaattctTATGCAATAAAATGAACTTGAATCTTTAATTTAACATTATTTCATgtgttatatatttcttttatgtattaataaatatattaaaaaatatataaattgccCTGTCGGAATCTTGGTTTTTTTAGATTTTCCGTGTCGCACGGTCGGTGTTGGTGTCCGTGCTACATGGTTTTACAGTAATAAGTGAAACATGTCTAAtgtggttgtgacagtgggtcTATTTGTTCATAAATCCTGCATCATTTTGTTGGTTATTTGATGATGTGTTAATGAAGTAAAATGCAGTTTCTCTGTGTTTTAAGTAGTTATGAGTCGTTCCATAGGGTTGTGGTCCCTATTCTCGGTTGGTGTACATGAATCGGTAAATGTTAGAAATGTAATGTGTTCTGCTGATTGACGAAATGTTGCTGCTTGCAGCTTTACCAGTACCAGTACAATATGGGGCTGCTCCTGATTGAGAAAAAGGAGTGGACATCTAGGAAGGAAGAACTCGGGCAGTCATTGGCAGAAGTAAAAGAAGCTCTTGAAAGAGAACAAGCAGCCCATTTGATTGCGACTTCTGAACTTGAAAAGCGAGAGGAGAATTTGAGGAAGGCCTTGGGGGTTGAGAAGCAGTGTGTTATTGATGTAAGGTTTCTCTTACTCATTTCCTGTTTCAGACTCTCCTACATTTTCATTAGCGATCATCTTTGTACTTTGTTTGGCAACTAATCAAATAAAGGAGCTATATTTTAGCCAAATATTATTTTGGTTTAAAGCAGTGTACAAGTGTGTGTGAATACATCAATTATTAATTTGGCTTAGAATCATAGATACGATTTTAATTTTCTGGTGTTACTGCTATCACAATTTTCTAATTGATTTcacaatttttatttgatcttacactttagttttattttattcttattattatatataaatagttttatataaatagttttatatatacatacagatGAAAAAATTTGTATATAATAGATTTTTATGTAAATCTTTTTCCTGTTCTTGGTTCATAGTAGTCTTTCTATCCTAAAACCCTAGAAGGGTGGATCTAGTGACAGTTTCTGATGGTTTTACAAAGTTATTTACTTTTGCAAAATGAATATTATTTCTTCTAGGCTGAACTTTGAAGCCTGTGGCTTGATCCCTGACACTGGAAGTTGGAAGGCTGATTTTTATTCTTTGTGGTTGCATTTTGTTAAACGGTGGTTCTTTATTTTGCAGCTAGAGAAGGCTTTGCATGAGACTCGTTCGGAGATTGCAGAAATTAAGTTCATTGCTGATTCTAAGTTGGCTGAAGCAAATGCTTTGGTTGCTAGCATAGAAGAAAAATCGCTGGAGCTGGAGGGAAAGCTGCGTACAGCTGATGCCAAGCTTTCTGAGGTCAGCCGGAAAAGTTCAGAGTTAGAGAGCAAAACAAAGGACTTGGAGGCTCGAGAAAGTGCACTTCAAAGAGATAGATCCTCCTTCAATTCAGAGTATGATCCAGGCTCTACAATGTGTCATTCTCATTATAATTTGTTGCAAGGTCTTAGCAATCCATTCTGCAGACTGACACCATTTGTAGAATTGTTTCTTATTGTAACATAGCTGGTTGACTTTTCTCAGACAGGAAGCAAGGGAGAATTCTCTGGCAAAGTGGAGGGAGGACTTACTAGAATGGGAAAGGAAATTGCAAGAGGGGGAGGAGAGGCTAGCTAGAGGTCAAAGAAACATCAACCAAAGAGAGGAGAGAGCAAATGAGCATGATAGGTCCTTGAAGAATAAAGAGAAGGATCTGGAAGACGCAGAGAAGAAAATTGATGCTACCAACGAAGCactgaaaaggaaagaagatgaTATGACAAGCAGGCTAGCAAGTCTAACATTAAAAGAGAAGGCAAGTAGTTCTTTTATATGAGCTATATTTAAGGTTGGTAGTTGCTTGTTTGTaatttacttttctttttctaatgcAGGAATATGATGCTATGAGAATGAAGTTACAAGTGAAAGAGAAGGAGTTACTAGCTTGGGAAGAAACACTCAATGCTAGAGAAAGAGTAAGGCCCATCACTGTATATAGTGTGACCACAGACAAGAATTAGTGAACATGTTTGAACTTATTACGGTGTGACTTGTCAAATGTTTTTATCCTAAAACTTTGGTCATGCTCTTGACTATATTCTTGGATACGCAGGTTGAAATCCAAAAGGCTGTTGATGAACATAATGCCATTCTGCATGCAAAGCAATGTGATTTTGAGCTGGAAATTGATCAAAAAAGAAAGTCGTTGGAAGATGAATTGAGAAACAGGTTGGTTGATGTGGAGAAGAAAGAATCTGAAGTCAATCATTTGGTGGAGAAAGTCACTAAGCGGGAGCAGGCATTGGAAAAGAAAGGGGAGAAGCTCAGGGAGAAAGAGAAGGACTATGAATCTAAAATGAAGGCCTTGAAGGAAAAAGAGAAGTCTATTAAATCGGAGGAGAAGAACTTTGAAGCTGAGAAGAAACAGTTACTTGCTGATAAAGAGGACTTGACTAGGCTTTTGGCCGAAATGGAGCAGGTAAAGGCTGATAATGAAGATAAGCTACGGAAGATCAGTGAAGAGAGTGATCGATTGAAAGTAACTGAAGAAGAGAGGTCACAGTGCCAGCGGTTACAGTCAGAACTGAAACAGGAAATTGACAAATACATGCAGCAGAAAGAATTGCTTCTAAAGGAAGCTGAAGATTTGAAGCAGCAAAAAGAGCTTTTTGAGAAAGAGTGGGAAGAGCTGGATGACAAAAGAGCAGAAATTGAGAAAGAGCTGAAGAATGTGAGAGAACAGAAAGAAGAAGTAGAAAAGCTTAATCGAATTGAAGCAGAGAGCTTGAAAAATGAAAGGGCTGCCGCTCAGGATTGTATAAAAAGGGAGCGAGAAGATCTTGCCTTGGCCCAGGAATCATTTGCTGCCCACATGGAGCATGAAAAGGCAGTTTTAGCTGAAAAAGTTCAGAGTGAGAAAAGTGAAATGGTTCATGAATTCGAAGCTCTGAAAAGAGAACTTGAAAGTGATATGCAGAAGCGGCTGGAGGAGTTGGAGAAACCCTTGCGTGAAAGGGAGAACTCTTTTgcagaagaaagagagagagaattggaCAATGTTAATTACTTGAGAGATGTTGCTAGAAGAGAAATGGAGGACATCAAGGCAGAGAGAATTAAAATTGTAAAAGAGAGGCAAGAATCTGATGAAAATAAGGAGCATCTTGAAAGGCAGCGAGTTGAAATTAGAAAAGACATTGATGGACTTCTCGATCTTAGTGGGAAACTGAGAAATCAGCGAGAACAATTTATCAAGGAAAGAGAACACTTTATTTCGTATGTTGATAAGCTCAAGGGTTGCACGAATTGTGGTGACACGGTCTCTGAGTTTGTACTTGCTAATTTACGACCTTTAGCTGAAACTGAAGAGGCAGAGATTCTTCCGCTTCCAAGACTGAGTGATGATTATGTGAAGGTGGGTTACAAAGATAGCCTGGCTGCGGTCGAGAGGGACAGTACTGAGAAGTCTCCTGCTGTTGATTCAAAATCTCCAGTTTCTGGTGGGATGTCTTGGCTTCGCAAGTGCACCTCAAAGattcttattttctctccggGGAAAAAGACAGAGTCTGGTGCTGTACACAACGAAACCCCATTTGCACTCGAGCAGAATAGAGGTCCATCCAATAGGTTACATACTGAAAATGAGGTAGAGGTTTCTTTTGGAGCGGGAAGTGGTTCTTTAGATGTCCAGAGGATCCAATCTGACAGCAGCATCAGAGAGGTTGATGTCGGCCAAAAGCCACGTAGGAGAGGTAGGGCGAAAGTTCACAGATCGCGCTCTGTAAAAGCAGTTGTCGAAGATGCCAAGGCTATACTTGGAGAGGCTTTTGAAACAAACGATGGTCATCAGAATGGGACTGCTGAGGACTCTGCCAATATGCATACTGAAAGCCACGACGATTCTATTCTTGCTGGTAAAAGACCAGCAAGAAATGGGCGGAAACGTGGCCGTGCTCAGACATCTCAAGTTACTGTGAGCGAGCATGGTGGGAATGATAGTGAGGAACGGTCTGAAAGTGTCATGACCGGCCAGCGTAAGAAGAGGCGAGGAAAAGTACCTCCCGCTGAGCAACCTCCAAATGAAAGTCGGTACAATCTCCGGAGATCTAAAGCGTAAGTCCTTaaatatatagtttttttttaccaaaaacaaaaaaaaatctagttTCCTTGTATAGAACAAAAGTTGCTACTTCGTCAGAGTGACTTTGTATACCTGATGTAAGTTTTGAATCTACATCTTAATTCTAAGAGTTCAATACTGCTGGCATGATTTGATAGGCAATTAGTGTGCTACTAACTTGTAAATTACACTGTCTTCAGTGGTGGTAAAGTTGCTGCCGCAAAAGTCTCACACGAGGTTGGTGATGCCAGAAATACGGAGGCGGAGATTCTATACTCCAAAGCTGCTCCTGCTACTTCAACAGGATTTGCTGGTGAGAATGGTGGAAGCACACACTTTGTGCGGGTGAGTGATGCCAATACTGCATGTTAATGAGATGATATATCGGACAATATTTGTCTACAGTGAACTCTTCAAATGATGTCGTTCTCCTAAATAATTCCAGCTTTTGTAAAACCCTCAGCTTTTGAAGAGCCTATAAGCTGGTTCTCACTGACTTTCGATTCTGACTTTGCTTATGCTTTCTGCTGCAGTGCGGGACTCTTGCAAACACTGAAGATGGTGGTGTAGATGGAGTCGAAATTTCGGTTGAAAATATGGCAGTGAGTGAAGCAAATGGTTCCACAGAAGGGGGCCAGGAGTATGTTGATGGAGAGGAGTATAGGAGTGAATCCCGTGGGGAGGATGCAAATTTcactgaagatgaagatgaagatgaggacGATGACAATGAGTCTGTACAGCCCGGTGAGGCCTCCGTAGGGAAGAAGTTTTGGACCTTTCTCACAACATAAGAAGAAATCGAGAACCTGTATGGCATTTTGGATTTGAAATTTGGATGGAAGATTTGTGCATCAGCAATTTCGTTGTAGTTTTATCTCATTTTGTTCTGGAATTTTAGTGGTGTTAGaaccatttgtgtatcttaagGCGGAGGGATAGGGTTTTTGTCTACCCTCtatcttttaattttaggATGTAAAAGGGATTTGGGGCTGCTTCTCTTTCTACGGTAGGTAGCAGACTAGCAGTAGCCAGTGTTAGCGCTGGAGTCGGCTCCGCCCTTCCACATTGTTTGTATCATATTTTGCATGTTTGTTTAGTTATTGTTTGTATCATATTTTGCATGTTTGTTTAGTTATGGAATGATTGTTGAACTTCGATGGTTTCTACATCTTGTATTTTATTACTCGTCTTAATATAACGATTGTCCTTACATTTTTGAGCTCTCAATTGAGATTTTGGGTGCATTGCTGCATTAGGCAATGGTGCTCGAGACCTTATATTGCATTTGATAATTTCAAGCCCCCATAACTGAGGCAATCATGACGTGTTTAAGGCGTAAACCAAAACTAAACAATATAACACCCTATTTACCTGAAAACTGTGCATGCAAGAGGGTAAAAGCTAAGAGTACATAAAACATGCGAAAACACAGCTTAACAATATAGGATAGCCTTATTTAAAACAAGAATTCGTGTGCCCTTGGCCTCTCACTTGATTAGGCATTAGTACATCATTTTTTATTGCATGGACTTGAGTTCGGCATTTGTAGCTTGGttgtcaaaactcaaaacacGTCAAACCTTGTGTACGCATTTTCTGTTCTCTTGAGCCTTAATCTAACAATAAAGAAACTTTAATTTTATAACTGATTCCAAAAAAATTGCAAGAAGCCAATCAGCCAAAagcataaattttttttttggaaggaTGGTTCTCACCAAAGCATAAACGATGGTTCTGAAACTCATCTCTGGAAGTTTATGTAATTCGTGCCatggagaagaaaaagatgtaaagatagttgaTAAAAGGAATCGCAGCTCCCTTTGAGAAAGGGAAACAATCCTTCCGACTGTTGAtctttcaatgatttaatCGAAAACGATTTTATTGATCATGTGGTTTTCAAAAATTGCTACTAAACTTACAAGGGCACCCTAACCCCTTAAAAGGGGAAGCCTAGAGGGTGATGTTCTTTCAAGTTAGGTGTAACAGTAATGTACTTGGGATCCTGTGCTGTTGAAGATGCTACTACTCTGCCAGGCTGCTGGTGTTGACAGTCCATCTATCTGTACAATTGAACCATCTCTCAGCAACCTTCATTGCTAGCTATCTGATTGGTCGTCTGTGCCTGCTGCTGCTCTGCAAATTTCCTCATGTCCCTACAGAAGCGACGCCAAACAATCCGACAAGTGAGCAAAAAGATGCTATTGTGattaaaaattacaaaagagagaaccacaaaaaaaaagaacacgAGTAATAGATTTTGTTTTGGACCAAATTGTAACTTACATGCAACGTGGTACTCTGCAATTTGATTCTTTACAGTGTACAGAATGAGACTTCATTCCAATCCATGCCTTCTGACAGAGGGTACAACCTCCAGGTACTCTAACAGTGCATCTACATACATGCCAAAATAACTTTCTTATTTGGAGACAGTCTGGGTAAGAGCAAGGCTGACTGGTGGTAGCTGGACATCTAGACGCATGTTGCATAGCATCAACCATTTTCTTTATCTGGCACAAATACAATACAGTTAAAATTAAGCTGCTCAACAGATAATTCTAGctaaaaaaagataaaattaatttatccTTTGGCATGAGTGCATGACAATTGTAAACAGTTTGTTTGGAAATACTGTGAATCCGTTGATACAAAGACAAATGAATTTCTTTTACTATTTTGGAATAGAGAAATAAAACACACATTTAGGATGAAAATACTTGAAATTAACTTACCATCACTGCATTTAACTGTGCTTTAGTACTCCTAGTCGCATGGCTCAGTGGGGGAGATCTCTCCATCACATGGCTAACTGAGGAAGAGCTCTCTGTCACATGGTTGACAGCAGGAGAGCGCTCTGTCACACGGCTAACTGAAGGAGAGTCATCGGTCACATGACTAATAGTGGGAGAGCTCTTTTCTTTATGGCAAACTGTCGGGGTCAATTTATGTATGTGACAAGAACTGCCTTTCTCTTGATAGCATTTTGCACAGACATCAAACTCTGGGCAGACCCCACATACCCAGATCCGATCAGTTACACCATCTTTATGGCAAATGCTGCATATGTTCCCAGCAGTTCTCGCAGTTAGATTCCGAAGGTGATGCAAAATCATTATTGAGGAATACTTGGCCCGGCGAGGTGTGTCAAACTGATAATGATTTTTCTCACAAAAACTCAAGAAAGAATACCTATTCTCAATTAAGTCATTGTTCAGAATAACATCTTCACCCTCAGTATCAGGAAGAATATCGTTCACCATAACTTGAGCGAGCACATGTTGTTCCTTGTTGATCGAAATGTGAACGTCTCTCCCATAAAGGTTACGCTCAACATCATGGCATCTTTCACACAGGTGAAAATTTTTGCAATGGCTGCATGACCATTGGACCCCAGACAATATTGCTTCATGGCAGTGGGTGCAAACATACTGCAAGTAGACAACCATGAAATCCCCCTTTATAGGTAAAATGGTTTGACCCAGCTTTTGCATCAGTAGAATATCTTTTGTTGAACCATCAGACGGACTTGTATGTCCCATCGCTTTCAAAGTTCTCGTTCTTACTGTCTTTTTCTCATTTGTTTTTTCCTGCTCCATCTTCTTTATCAAATCTTCAGCAGCAGTGGACCAATAGTCGCCATCAAAATATGGCAAACGAGCAGCTGTTACCTTGGAGTTGCACTTCCCAGTAGGGATAAAAAAGCGATCATATAAATTAGTGGAACCAACCacaattttttcttctgttgCTTTTTTTATCATTACCTGATACCAGTGACGCAGCTTATCAGACTTGGGAGTTTTCTGCTCTGGTGGATGGCAATATAAAAGATAATCTTCACCCTTACATGGGGGGCATGCCCATATATAGGAGGTCACGAAACCTCGTTTCTTGCAAAAATCAAGGTAACCTATGAGGATTTCATGGTAAACAAAGGTACGAAGAGCTTCTCCTGTCACAGTTTTTATCTCAGGCCTGAAGTACTTGATGGAATCAAGATACGAGATATAAACACATCGCTTATTTGGAGGACTACATTCTGAGCCAAACTCTTGCACATACATTCCAAAAAGGCATACATCTACACCTTCAATCTTCTGAAACAATAGAATAacctgaaagaaaaaaaacatcttAGAAATTCTGAAACTATAAGCAACAATATTGAAAGAGAATACATTCAGCAGGAGATAAAGACCCAAGGGAATTAATAACTTATCAAACAAACTTTCAGCAAATTATCTCACCTTCAATCTGTACGGAAATTCAGTAGGGTAATTCTCGTCATGAAAGAGACCTAAAAACTGCTGCTTCACTATTACTGTTTTCTGAACAGATAAAACCTCTCTGACAACAAGACCTTCCGCTCTTGAAACCTAACacaaaattgaattatataaacaatacgctacaagaaagagaattctTACATCACAAACTAATCATGTGTGGAAACCtataaacaaaaatttataattgaaCTTCAAGTATTTAACTGCTACTGAACTATCTCATCATTAGTTTGGTTAATACATCTCAATTTGATTGGTGCATAACTACTAGGCATTGATCTCAAATAATTATGTAGTCATAACATATTTTTGTTTCCACACCTCAAAACACAAAGATTATAGCAAGATGCAACGTAAATCCGCTAAACTGAGAATATATTATTCTTAATCAGAGTTAGCAACATACCTCAGAAAATCCTTCTCCTTGAGCTTttgttctctcttctctctcttgctTGAGGCATCTAATAAGTCTTTTCTCTAAGTGGTCGCTAAGCTTGGTAGTTGGGAGATCTTTAGCACCGAAAACAGCATTTTCAACCAAGGGTTTGCGGTCTCCAAGTTCTGTCTCTTTTAACAAGCATTTGAGACATATGTACTCCGCTTTGCCATCCAAATCACTTTTATCATTGTAGAGAGCACATATCTGATGTTGCCAGCCATCACAGTTATCACATTGAACCCACTGCCAGTACATAAAAGAACTAATAAATAAGATTAAAGATAATACATTTAGTTTTTCTTAGTTACAAAGAATGACTTGACTACACTTACTGATtcttcaatttcatcatcattcttttttttgccAAGTGTTGCCTTTGAAACAGAGATACCACGAAAGGAGATATTTCCACCTCGAGACACTTTATAGCACattgaacaaaaacaaaagcgtACAGCATGCTCGTCTAGTGTGCGATAGTAGTTTACGCTGCGTTTTATACGGGCACTACAGCATGAACAATACATTGGTGCTGGGGCAAACGACCTCTTACCAATTGCACACAGCTGACACACTTGCTCACTGATTCCTTTATCTTCCATCAAGTTACCCTATTTCAAGCAACATAATATAATAAGTCATCGTACTCAAAACAAACCTAggcc contains:
- the LOC126798439 gene encoding nuclear matrix constituent protein 1, with the protein product MMFTPQRWSGWSLTPKTGAEKTGSDMNSGKSKLNSGEGKGVVLFEPTTPASGLLENGDRDGIARKLLELENELYQYQYNMGLLLIEKKEWTSRKEELGQSLAEVKEALEREQAAHLIATSELEKREENLRKALGVEKQCVIDLEKALHETRSEIAEIKFIADSKLAEANALVASIEEKSLELEGKLRTADAKLSEVSRKSSELESKTKDLEARESALQRDRSSFNSEQEARENSLAKWREDLLEWERKLQEGEERLARGQRNINQREERANEHDRSLKNKEKDLEDAEKKIDATNEALKRKEDDMTSRLASLTLKEKEYDAMRMKLQVKEKELLAWEETLNARERVEIQKAVDEHNAILHAKQCDFELEIDQKRKSLEDELRNRLVDVEKKESEVNHLVEKVTKREQALEKKGEKLREKEKDYESKMKALKEKEKSIKSEEKNFEAEKKQLLADKEDLTRLLAEMEQVKADNEDKLRKISEESDRLKVTEEERSQCQRLQSELKQEIDKYMQQKELLLKEAEDLKQQKELFEKEWEELDDKRAEIEKELKNVREQKEEVEKLNRIEAESLKNERAAAQDCIKREREDLALAQESFAAHMEHEKAVLAEKVQSEKSEMVHEFEALKRELESDMQKRLEELEKPLRERENSFAEERERELDNVNYLRDVARREMEDIKAERIKIVKERQESDENKEHLERQRVEIRKDIDGLLDLSGKLRNQREQFIKEREHFISYVDKLKGCTNCGDTVSEFVLANLRPLAETEEAEILPLPRLSDDYVKVGYKDSLAAVERDSTEKSPAVDSKSPVSGGMSWLRKCTSKILIFSPGKKTESGAVHNETPFALEQNRGPSNRLHTENEVEVSFGAGSGSLDVQRIQSDSSIREVDVGQKPRRRGRAKVHRSRSVKAVVEDAKAILGEAFETNDGHQNGTAEDSANMHTESHDDSILAGKRPARNGRKRGRAQTSQVTVSEHGGNDSEERSESVMTGQRKKRRGKVPPAEQPPNESRYNLRRSKAGGKVAAAKVSHEVGDARNTEAEILYSKAAPATSTGFAGENGGSTHFVRCGTLANTEDGGVDGVEISVENMAVSEANGSTEGGQEYVDGEEYRSESRGEDANFTEDEDEDEDDDNESVQPGEASVGKKFWTFLTT
- the LOC126798322 gene encoding histone acetyltransferase HAC12-like isoform X1, translated to MKYLKTREMDVKRYNAAQAFGSGLHFLGGHGFVDWRRGPGVSRLRSLIRKKITDRFLGCTNVAGNHLASDFVLGIETQLFMEAASQDDYVNEQTLNDRVLSAVQGYLYGAKSGGSSNDFRMKTSGMPQGYCISNAAETSVLCSSTGSNSIGAPVDYYKQGDAYGFNTCDVDVPSSLGSWQGSSETVLPLENSSSVSAYSNANHFSVVGGLDDGTFSHGENLQYSFDVSYNCHVQQQYLDHGEIGASKLTSCLGSNENAESMVSPSSFGECSMFSYSNLMTPHHVAMQVPDVATHEDILQSESIIGKSQNNLKRPHHPYLQPLVLSEQSQSFQQSVSGGHCLGNIEDMPSKRLKMESKKESFHLLAPEGLPNFQPHSKSVIIKSQENQIQPYDPYLQPQVSSKQSECDEQPTSDGLSSGNNEDPLIFSKRDKMKIKWENSSSSPPSVVQTCISEGLSNLQHQFESPLSVNSEVKEARLEPVGSTIHSSMRNYDVSDADNIKLNDENVPVLPGVFAGYQREQIDPSSTRDVIGSMKQVSGRTGSRSINLSFQDLSVDSKDGGVRTEFIQTEPKPECDLMEVKPGLSLTELFTSEQIKEHLSSLRHSIDQGNLMEDKGISEQVCQLCAIGKRSFAPAPMYCSCCSARIKRSVNYYRTLDEHAVRFCFCSMCYKVSRGGNISFRGISVSKATLGKKKNDDEIEESWVQCDNCDGWQHQICALYNDKSDLDGKAEYICLKCLLKETELGDRKPLVENAVFGAKDLPTTKLSDHLEKRLIRCLKQEREERTKAQGEGFSEVSRAEGLVVREVLSVQKTVIVKQQFLGLFHDENYPTEFPYRLKVILLFQKIEGVDVCLFGMYVQEFGSECSPPNKRCVYISYLDSIKYFRPEIKTVTGEALRTFVYHEILIGYLDFCKKRGFVTSYIWACPPCKGEDYLLYCHPPEQKTPKSDKLRHWYQVMIKKATEEKIVVGSTNLYDRFFIPTGKCNSKVTAARLPYFDGDYWSTAAEDLIKKMEQEKTNEKKTVRTRTLKAMGHTSPSDGSTKDILLMQKLGQTILPIKGDFMVVYLQYVCTHCHEAILSGVQWSCSHCKNFHLCERCHDVERNLYGRDVHISINKEQHVLAQVMVNDILPDTEGEDVILNNDLIENRYSFLSFCEKNHYQFDTPRRAKYSSIMILHHLRNLTARTAGNICSICHKDGVTDRIWVCGVCPEFDVCAKCYQEKGSSCHIHKLTPTVCHKEKSSPTISHVTDDSPSVSRVTERSPAVNHVTESSSSVSHVMERSPPLSHATRSTKAQLNAVMIKKMVDAMQHASRCPATTSQPCSYPDCLQIRKLFWHVCRCTVRVPGGCTLCQKAWIGMKSHSVHCKESNCRVPRCMDMRKFAEQQQAQTTNQIASNEGC
- the LOC126798322 gene encoding histone acetyltransferase HAC12-like isoform X2 is translated as MKYLKTREMDVKRYNAAQAFGSGLHFLGGHGFVDWRRGPGVSRLRSLIRKKITDRFLGCTNVAGNHLASDFVLGIETQLFMEAASQDDYVNEQTLNDRVLSAVQGYLYGAKSGGSSNDFRMKTSGMPQGYCISNAAETSVLCSSTGSNSIGAPVDYYKQGDAYGFNTCDVDVPSSLGSWQGSSETVLPLENSSSVSAYSNANHFSVVGGLDDGTFSHGEIGASKLTSCLGSNENAESMVSPSSFGECSMFSYSNLMTPHHVAMQVPDVATHEDILQSESIIGKSQNNLKRPHHPYLQPLVLSEQSQSFQQSVSGGHCLGNIEDMPSKRLKMESKKESFHLLAPEGLPNFQPHSKSVIIKSQENQIQPYDPYLQPQVSSKQSECDEQPTSDGLSSGNNEDPLIFSKRDKMKIKWENSSSSPPSVVQTCISEGLSNLQHQFESPLSVNSEVKEARLEPVGSTIHSSMRNYDVSDADNIKLNDENVPVLPGVFAGYQREQIDPSSTRDVIGSMKQVSGRTGSRSINLSFQDLSVDSKDGGVRTEFIQTEPKPECDLMEVKPGLSLTELFTSEQIKEHLSSLRHSIDQGNLMEDKGISEQVCQLCAIGKRSFAPAPMYCSCCSARIKRSVNYYRTLDEHAVRFCFCSMCYKVSRGGNISFRGISVSKATLGKKKNDDEIEESWVQCDNCDGWQHQICALYNDKSDLDGKAEYICLKCLLKETELGDRKPLVENAVFGAKDLPTTKLSDHLEKRLIRCLKQEREERTKAQGEGFSEVSRAEGLVVREVLSVQKTVIVKQQFLGLFHDENYPTEFPYRLKVILLFQKIEGVDVCLFGMYVQEFGSECSPPNKRCVYISYLDSIKYFRPEIKTVTGEALRTFVYHEILIGYLDFCKKRGFVTSYIWACPPCKGEDYLLYCHPPEQKTPKSDKLRHWYQVMIKKATEEKIVVGSTNLYDRFFIPTGKCNSKVTAARLPYFDGDYWSTAAEDLIKKMEQEKTNEKKTVRTRTLKAMGHTSPSDGSTKDILLMQKLGQTILPIKGDFMVVYLQYVCTHCHEAILSGVQWSCSHCKNFHLCERCHDVERNLYGRDVHISINKEQHVLAQVMVNDILPDTEGEDVILNNDLIENRYSFLSFCEKNHYQFDTPRRAKYSSIMILHHLRNLTARTAGNICSICHKDGVTDRIWVCGVCPEFDVCAKCYQEKGSSCHIHKLTPTVCHKEKSSPTISHVTDDSPSVSRVTERSPAVNHVTESSSSVSHVMERSPPLSHATRSTKAQLNAVMIKKMVDAMQHASRCPATTSQPCSYPDCLQIRKLFWHVCRCTVRVPGGCTLCQKAWIGMKSHSVHCKESNCRVPRCMDMRKFAEQQQAQTTNQIASNEGC